Sequence from the Ectothiorhodospira sp. BSL-9 genome:
TTAGCGAATGCAGCAGGAAGACGTTTAAGTCGTCGTTGGTTTTCGCCTGCCCGGCTTGGCGGAAGAACCGGTAGGTCCGCATCGGGTTCCCTGCTCCGATGATGGATTGGGACCACCACTTGGGAGAGGTATTATAATTCCGACCTTCACTTTGATTTTCGTCAGAAAACAAGATGCATGGCTGCTCGTTTTCTGGGAACTCACCATATGTATCGAGCCAGTAAGCAAGTTCCGGGAGGTAGGCGCCTGGTAACGACTGACGTCGTACCTTTCCTACAAAATCACCCGCCATCTGGATTGAATTGCTTCCTTCTGCGCCAAGCGCTTGGAGCAGGTTACTGCGTTCGTCATCAATGAACATTGCAATCAGGTTGGTCCCACTTTTCCGGTCAGTCTCACTCGATAACAAATCCTCTGATTTGTTTATTGCCCGGGTGCCGAAGAGAATCTCGCCGAGCAAGGGGTAAAGCTCGGTGATGCGGAGACTTGAACGGATGATATAGGCGTGGCCGCTCGGGAGGCAGCGTCCATCGGCCACCAAACCCGGCATGGTCGGACGAATCCCGGGTGGTGGCTCCTTTGCATTAGCTGATCCGGTTTTGGATTCAGTTACGTTGCCGTTTTCCATTGCCATCTTACCCCATCGCTCTTGGTGCTGGATAAAACCAGACCACCGTCGAAATTTCCGCCCTGAACCTACGCTCTTTTAGAGATTCGCACTCGCAGCGTGCTGCCGTGTGCTCCGTTCGATCCAGTGTAGATCCACCACCCCCTCATGAACCAGTTCAGCCAATTCCGGCAACGCACTCCAAAGCCTATGTTCGATTCTCTTGCGCGATCTCACCAATCGCCCCACGATTTCGATCGTCGGGCGAAAAGCACCGGCAAGATGCGGGGCCGAAGGACGCCCGGGCATATCCTTGTAGCGAAACCGGAGTCCGGGTTCGAGTTCCTGTAGAAGCTGGGTAAGCTGATTTACATCAAGTTTCACCGCACGCGGCAGATTCAGACTCGTAGCGATGCGGCCCGAGAGATGCACGCGGGACTGTGCGCTGCCACATGCACACTGTGCCCGCTCCACGCGCCCGATGTCGCCGCTGCGGTAGCGCAGCATCGGCATACGCGTCTGCATGAAACTCGTCAGCACGAGTTCGCCTTCCTCTCCCTCGGGAACCGGCTGGTCACAATCGGGGTGGAGCACCTCGACGCCCGTGGCATCCGGCCAGTAGTGATAACCGTCTCGAACCGCGCATTCAGAACCCACGACGCACTCGGAGAGACCGTAGGCGTCGTAGACGAAGGCACCGAAAGCCGCCTCGATGCGATGGCGTTCTTCGTGCAGGAGCGTTTCGCCCGTGGTTTCGATCAGTTCAAGGCGCGGGCCGCGATAATGGAGCGCCCAGGCCGAGAGCACACTGGGCGTACTGGAGATCACAGTGGGACGAATCTGTTCCGCCATGTGCTGCCAGGCAGCCACGCCTCCGTGCAGGTCGACCGGAAACACTTGCGCGCCCGCACGACGATGGCCATCCACCGTAATGCGTCCCACGGTCCACAAGCCCATGGGTAGTAGCACCATAACCCGGGAATCCCTACCCACCCCTTCAAGTCGGGCAAAGCGGGCACAGAGTTCGGCTACCCGCCCCAGATCCTCCACACTGTAGCGCACCAGCTTCGGCCCACCCGTGGTACCGGACGTATGGAAAAGCATGTCAGGACCAGCGCTGGCGTCATCCGACCTCAGTTTTGGGGAAGTGAGTGTCGGAAGAGACTGCCACGCCCTGTCCCCGAAACATTCTATTCCTTTAAAATTCCACCCCCGGTAGATCGGGCTAACCGCTGCCTGCTTCAGCAACTGACGAAGGGTTAGCATAGGCTTACAGCCCCCAAGGGGCTTCCGTGATCTCGAGCCGGCGCTTCGCGCGTGACGGTGCCTCGCGCACACGGACGTGCAGCTCCAGCAGACCACCGTGAGCGACATCCCCGATCTCGATTGAGGAGAGAACAAACCGATCGCGGATTTTTTCAGGATGCGGCAGCGGCCGACTGGCACCCAATTCGATCAGCAGCTGGTCCCGGGGTGCGCAATGTCGCAAGTTAAACATGGCCTCGTGGATCGGCATCCCCAGTGTATCCAGAAAGTGATCAATCTGGGCACGCGTTATCTTGACGCCGCCAGCGAGAGTGAAAGCGTGTCCATGGCGACCAAGGTACCGGAAACACCGAGTACCGGACGCGTCTTCCAAGAGTTCTGCCCGATCCCCCAGCGGATAACGCAACACGGGCTGAGCAAGGCCGTAGCGACGCGTAAGCAGAAGTTCACCGACTCCCGAGTCTCGTACCGTACCGTCTGCATCCCGCACCTCCAGATGGATGCGATCCGGATTCCAGCGGAACACCCCTGCCATCCCCGTTTCGAAACCGAGCACGGCTTCGCTGGCCGCGAACAAAGCTCGCGGCGATGCGCCAAAGCGCTTGGCAAGAGCCGAACGCAGCATCGGCGGCACCGCCTCACCTACAAGTAAGATACGCTCGACTTGCCGCTGCCCAGGAAGTTCGCTCAGAAGCCACGCTACCGAGGGGGTCGTAACCAGCACGTTGACGCGTGTCTCCTCCATCAGGCGCGTGGCCGCAGGAAGATAGGGCGCATAGAGGCCAACTGGCAGCACGCTCGCGCCGAGGCTCAGCAGGGCATCGGTGAGATTGTCTCCGGAAAACCAGGGACCGAAAGGCAGTAGCACCGCAGCATGATCTCCTGCGGCGACACCCAGCGCAGCGAGACACTCCGCACGATGTGCGGTTGTTTCCTGCCAATCGTCAGCGGAAAACAATACAGGTTTTGGGTTGCCAGTAGTTCCGCTGGTAAAGAAGCCGAGGCTGGGGCGAGCCTCCTTTACACGCGCCGGCTCGGTGTTCAGGCTAGCAGTAGGGATATCCCGCCAAGCGTGCACCGCACGAAGCCGATTTTCGAACCGTGGATCCGAGCGCAACCGCCCCAGCAATTCGGAAGCCCACGCAGGACCCCGAACCGTTACTCTGGATTGCACTGGGCCTTGGCGCTGCGTCACTGGGTAGAACTCCTGTCGGTGGACTATTGGCCTGCGGCCCGAAGGCGGCCATAGTAATTCTCGACGAAACCGGCGGCAACATCGAGTTGCTCCTGTAGCCGCCGGCACCAGGGCCGCGCATCCCTGCGACGCAGGTCGTGCTCGTGGAACGCATGATCTGGAGCCGCGCGCAGGCGCGCCGCCCGTGCGCGGTAGGCAACGTCGTCTTGGTTGCGCACTAGGTCGATAATACAGGCGTGGATCGCCTCGGTGACTGCATCCGTCGTTTGGCGGTGCGGGTTGGTCAGCAGATTGCAGCGCGGCCGAGGATCGGACTCCAGCCCGCCGAGGAACCAGTCGAAAGGGGTCACCGGTCGGCTTCGCACTGGCCGAAAGGCAAGCAGTCGATCTGCAAGGTCGAGGAGGAAATAGGGCTCGGGAAGCCGATAAAGTCCAACCTCATGCAGCAAATCCGGCAACGTATAGGCCTGAAGATTCGGGACCATCACGTTGGCAAACAGGCCCAGCTTTTCCAGGAACATCAAGCTGTTCGTTGTCTGTTCTAGGATCTCTGCGACTGTCAGGAAGGTCGCACCCGCGAAGACGAATACTCCGGGGTCCAGTCCATAGACCTGAGCCACCTTCATTGCTTTGATGAAGCTGGTGCGCGGCAGATCTTTGGCGAATCCCACGTTGCGCAGAAAATCGTTCTCCGCCTCGAACCCAACATTGATCACCGCGTCCAAGGAGCGAAGCAGAGGCGCGAGATCCCGCAGTTCGCCGCTACGTTCCACATTCAATATATGTTCTG
This genomic interval carries:
- a CDS encoding phenylacetate--CoA ligase family protein, with product MSLTVVCWSCTSVCARHRHARSAGSRSRKPLGGCKPMLTLRQLLKQAAVSPIYRGWNFKGIECFGDRAWQSLPTLTSPKLRSDDASAGPDMLFHTSGTTGGPKLVRYSVEDLGRVAELCARFARLEGVGRDSRVMVLLPMGLWTVGRITVDGHRRAGAQVFPVDLHGGVAAWQHMAEQIRPTVISSTPSVLSAWALHYRGPRLELIETTGETLLHEERHRIEAAFGAFVYDAYGLSECVVGSECAVRDGYHYWPDATGVEVLHPDCDQPVPEGEEGELVLTSFMQTRMPMLRYRSGDIGRVERAQCACGSAQSRVHLSGRIATSLNLPRAVKLDVNQLTQLLQELEPGLRFRYKDMPGRPSAPHLAGAFRPTIEIVGRLVRSRKRIEHRLWSALPELAELVHEGVVDLHWIERSTRQHAASANL
- a CDS encoding AMP-binding protein; translated protein: MPAATGATRCCRRFRRELLWPPSGRRPIVHRQEFYPVTQRQGPVQSRVTVRGPAWASELLGRLRSDPRFENRLRAVHAWRDIPTASLNTEPARVKEARPSLGFFTSGTTGNPKPVLFSADDWQETTAHRAECLAALGVAAGDHAAVLLPFGPWFSGDNLTDALLSLGASVLPVGLYAPYLPAATRLMEETRVNVLVTTPSVAWLLSELPGQRQVERILLVGEAVPPMLRSALAKRFGASPRALFAASEAVLGFETGMAGVFRWNPDRIHLEVRDADGTVRDSGVGELLLTRRYGLAQPVLRYPLGDRAELLEDASGTRCFRYLGRHGHAFTLAGGVKITRAQIDHFLDTLGMPIHEAMFNLRHCAPRDQLLIELGASRPLPHPEKIRDRFVLSSIEIGDVAHGGLLELHVRVREAPSRAKRRLEITEAPWGL